The sequence CCTTTGAGATCCAGGAGTTTGTGGAGTATCTGGACGCGTACGAGCGAGAGCGACTGCGGCAAGCGTACGCAGCGCGACGTGGGCCGaacaccagcggcggcgccgttggTAGCGGAAGGTGTGGCGTGCATGGcgaccccgccgccgctgctgcgacggcaggATCGTGTGGCGCGGGAGGTGCAGTATCAGGCTCCGGTGCCATCTACAGCGGGGTTTCCGGTATTCCTTCCATGTGCTGCCTCAACAGTTGCTCGCCAGCCGGCGGTCCGGTGCCGCGCaagctcgaggaggcgctgcgggagACTCTGAGCGAGAACTCGGACTTCTTTTTCCGCGTGTCGAGTGTGGCGTATCACCTCGACCCGAACCCGCAAGGCGCCTCAGCGTGCACGTCCGCCTCGGCAAGTGCGGGGTCTGGCGTGATGGGCAAcgctggcgtcggcgcccgCTCTCCCAGGAGAGGCGAAGGTCTCGCGTCAGCTGCGGcgggcggcgtggcgtcgctCCTCACTAAcaccatcgctgccgcctcggcgacagggccgccgccaaggcgcAACTACTCCGTGCACAGCGGCTACAGTGCCGCTTTCCACCTGTGTGGTCGTCTCTTCGCGGACGTCTACCGGGATCACTGCCGCGCGCTGGCGCAAAAGATCGCGTCTGGCTTCTCTGGCCTGCGCGTCGAGGACTGCGTGAAGTTCCGCAAGGCGGTGTGGTCCGGCTTTCATCTGAAGGCGCTCGAGCCTTACCGTTCTGGTGCCCGCTCCGAGTCGAACCTTGAGCTGCGCTGGGTCAGCGAGAAGATCAAGGATGACCAGCACCTTTTCCCTTCACGCGGCGTagccccgcagcagcagagctcGCATGTGTCTCGACTCGTCGACGCGACACTGTCTTACGTCGCCAACGCGCGCCTTCGCGGGAGACCCAGTAGCAGCGTTGGCGGCAAcgccaacagcagcaccggtgGCAACGGAGCCGCAGGTGCAGGTggagccggcgctgcgggcaaggggggcggcagcgccgccgcccgtgcGACCGTCGGCGGTGTCGCAGAGGAGAACGAGCTGAACACGTTCGGCCTCACGAAGCTGTTGCACAACCCGAGCTGGCAAAAGGACGATGAGTCGTCCGACTCGTGCCCGAGCTGCGGGCGCGCCTTTATCAGCCTCTCGCGCCCCCTCGGCACCCGCGCacaccactgccgcagctgcggcattCGCCTGTGTGTCTTCTGCATCACAAAGCGGGCCCACTACTCCTTCGCGAAGCTGGCGAAGCCCGGCAGCtccgacgaggcggaggagcgcctcGTCTGCGACACCTGCTACAAGGAATACGAAACCGTCAGCCAGCTGCACTACCTGGGGGCCCTCTTCGCGTTCGCCGGGCTGGGATTCAGCGACTTGGTGCTCTGCCGCACCGTGAATGAGCAGTGgcgcgaggcggcagagctgtGCATCAGCGAGTATCGACTGCTTCTGCACAACTGCGACGCTGACCTGCACTCTGTCAAGACACCGGTCGGCATTCTGCTCCAGAACAgcctctttctccttctcGGGGACGGCCCGACGTCGTCCATCCCGGTCGTCCATCACCCGGAGGCggccttgctgctgctgaagttCATTGCAACGGAGAATCTGTGGGTGCCGGATGCGTCTTATTACTTCATTTGGCGCCTGAGCAGCTCAGTGCTGAATCGCGCAGATACGGTTCTGACGAGTCTGCCCAGTCTGTCTTCGTCGGCTGCTTCAGCGGTGGAGTCGAAGCACCACTCGTTTcagctgccggtggtgccCAATTTCAGCCATTGGCACCTCTTCTGCACCGCTTTTTGCTCTAAGATCGGCTCGAGCTACTTTTTTGTGAAGTGTGCGGAGCTACTGTGTGCCGCGCCGACGAAGGTGTACGACGCCTACGTGGCCAGCGCTCTGGAGCGCATGACGCGCGTGTACCTAagcacgacggcgctgtggaAGCGCCTGGCAGAGGCGAATCaagccaccgccgcttcctTTGCTGCAtggacgtcgtcgccgcctacgacggcgccgcttccCCTGCCAATGTTGTCAGACGTGACGGAGGGGCAGGTGGTGACGGTGTGGCTGCTGGATATGCTGCACAAGGATGCACTGGTgcccgcgcagcgccgccgctttcaGCAGTTGCTCGAACAGGTCATTCCGACCGTGGCAGGCTCGAGCCTTTCCCTGGTGTTCATCATGCTCCTGTCGCTGCAGTCCACCTACTCGTACTACGGCTACGACGAGGACCTGTTCGGCCTGTGGCGGACGCGCATTGTGGCGGAGGTAGGACGCAAGGACCCTGTGGCGCGCGACCGCGTCGTGGCGACACTCGACTTCTTTCACGAGCTCGACCGCTTCTGCGCGCAGTCATCGGTCGTGAGCCAGACGTCTGTGGTGGGCTGGATCGTCGCCTACTGCAGACGCTGCACACCCAAGGCACCTGCatccgccaccggcgccccGGGTGAGGCGACCACGCCCTCGGCACGGCGAGGCTATCACCACTCCTACATTGATCTCCCACATCCGATACTAAACCCGTTCAAGCCGTACATTGTGCTCAAGTCGATTCGTCTCTCTGGCGTCAAGGTGGCGCCGAACGCGGCGAGCAAGCCCACGTGGCTTGCATTCAGCACTTGGTCAGCCGCCGAGCACCTTGAGCGCGACACGAAGACGGCGGCCAAGAACTTTGGTGGACATACTCTGCCGACAGGGGAGTCACACGCGGAGCGAAGCGGCGAGGGGCGAGAGAAAGGCACCGGAGCGGCACCAACGTATCCCTCTACCAAAACCTCTGCACCTGTCACGAGCCCGGTGGCCGCAGTGAACGGCGTCTCGCCGGAGTTGCTCCACGACTCTTTGCCGCAGGAATGCATGTTCCTCTACAAGCGCGAGAACGTCGAGCGTGATCAGCTCATGTGCATCTCGTCCCGCTTGCTGCAGATGCTCCTGTCGAGTGAGATAGGGAACGCGGAGATGCTGGACTACagtgtgctgccgctctcgtgCGACTCGGGGCTTATtgagaaggcggaggggcgCGAGCTGTCGAACCTGGACAATATGGACATCGCCAGCTACGTGCTGCAACGCGGCACGCGAAGCTGCATCAACTTTCTCGCCTCCGCAAAGTTGTTTCTTCTTTTAAACTACATTTTCAGCATCGGCGACCGGCACAAGGGAAACGTGCTGATCGGCACGaacggtgcgctgctgcacataGATTTCCGCTTTATCTTTTCTGAGAAAACGTTTGTGGAGAAGCTGGCGCGATCCACAGTGCGCATCGACGACGCCTTCCTGGCTGCCGTGGAGCAgtgtcagcagcggcaatgCCCGTGCTTTGCCGGGCCGTCACCAGCGGCCGCTTCATCATATGCTCGGGGCTGCACTTCACCGCCCGGGTCCCCTGGGAGTGGCGGCTGTGGTTCATCTGCGAGTCCGACGAAGGCACCCGAGCCCTCGTCCGCCGAGATCCGCGAGGCTTTTTTCAGCTCCGCGGCGGAGTGGttcgtgcacgtgcgccccttcgccgccgtcttctACGAGCTCTGGCTCTACGCcgtgcaccgccacacaGTCCCGTACAACGACGCCGAGATGCTGAATATGCTGAACACGCTCTTTGACCGTCACGCGTCGCAAACTTCGAGTGCGAGCAAGTTCAGCACGACCATGAAGGAATCCGTGAATGTGTGTCGCCTCAAGGACGTAACGCACTCCAGTGCtgaggtgctgcgcacctTCGCTGACCAGGTGTCGCGGAGAGTATCGGAGAGCAGCGTGGACGCCATGAAGATGATGGGGAGTATGTGGAGTAGTTGGTGGTCGCGCGGAGGATgacggcagtggcgcgcatgtgtgtcttCGACGTGGAGagcgcgtctgcgcagcagaagaagggggggggcataaAAAGGCTCGGGGGCATCAGGTTTGATGCACCAAAGGCTAGGGGACGTGGAGGGGTGGGCACTATACCGCCGTACCCCTGCTCGTCATCTGACACCTCTCGGTTGCGTTGCCTTCCCGTGCGCCCGCCTGCAGGGTCGTTTCCACCGTTCCCTTCTCTCGTGGTTGTTTCCTGCGACGTCCCCACGGACTTGCCGCTGAGGCCTGCAGGGGCGAGCGGGACACCCACAACGCCCAACATCGGCGTTTTcgtttccttcttttttttttttgaaagGGTAGGGGCTTTGATGGTGATGGcatacacagacagacagacacacacagacaaacCCCACCTTCGTTGTTTTCCCTCTAtcaaagacacacacacacacatcattgctgcttctcctcttctctcttgtctTTGTTCTCttggtctctctctcctgtgaACCACACGCAGACGCTCTGTGGTGTTCACCTCAGACGAGTGCTGCCGACCATGCCCTCTTTTGCTTGTGGTCTTGGCCATCTGGTGGACGATATATACCTCGCTTCATCTGTTTTTGTCGGCTTCATCTCCGTATCAATGTGTACGTGAATGTTCATTCGAAAGAacgaagagaagaaaagggcTGAAAGACAGAcggacagacacacacacacacacacgcaaaagGGGGTGAGGGCGTACAAGAGACATGCGCGCGGGCGACTGTGAAGGTCTCGTCATGGACTTCTTGTGCCCCGTAGAACCTCGCCACATAGCTATTCTGCGGCGTGCTTCTACCGTCTAGGGCTTGCGGGAAGAGGACCAGACGCTGGCGCAACTACGCCTTTACctcactgtgtgtgtggagaggaGTGTTGAAGCTGTTCGAGCGTCGCTGATGTACATAACTGCAGGCGTGATGGGTCTCCTGTCCCTCTTCATGCGTTTTTATCCCTACCTCTCCCCTGCTGTGATCCTCTTCTGTGGCTCTCTATTCCACACCGATGCGCCCGTCAGCGGTCTGCCtcagtggcgctgccgttctTCGCTTCATTTTCCCTTTTTGCTTTCGTCATCTGTTCCACGAGGGAGTCTACGGTGACCATAGAAAGCATCACGCATAAACACGCATACGCCCACACCCACATAGAGGGAAAGCACCGTGCACGAGCCTACCGCGAGGGTCATCCTATTGCCGCTCTTGTCATATCCGTGCCACATTCATAGATAAACGCTTCACGCGCACAAACCGGCCGGCTCGCAGTCTTGATCTGCTTGCCTGTCGCGGCAGTGCATCAACGTtctgcatgcacacataaGCATTCATAGAAGGTTACCAAGAAAGGCAACTCGAGCGCGTCACGAGTGTTGCCGTTGGCCCTGCCACACCACCGGTGTCT is a genomic window of Leishmania infantum JPCM5 genome chromosome 30 containing:
- a CDS encoding putative phosphatidylinositol kinase → MSDAAAATAAAEAATTARTENPVAVCPATPPPTNCIGSVWLGVYDRVSHTRFRIHIEDPVFLCILSNAVVPAAESDGSLPFEIQEFVEYLDAYERERLRQAYAARRGPNTSGGAVGSGRCGVHGDPAAAAATAGSCGAGGAVSGSGAIYSGVSGIPSMCCLNSCSPAGGPVPRKLEEALRETLSENSDFFFRVSSVAYHLDPNPQGASACTSASASAGSGVMGNAGVGARSPRRGEGLASAAAGGVASLLTNTIAAASATGPPPRRNYSVHSGYSAAFHLCGRLFADVYRDHCRALAQKIASGFSGLRVEDCVKFRKAVWSGFHLKALEPYRSGARSESNLELRWVSEKIKDDQHLFPSRGVAPQQQSSHVSRLVDATLSYVANARLRGRPSSSVGGNANSSTGGNGAAGAGGAGAAGKGGGSAAARATVGGVAEENELNTFGLTKLLHNPSWQKDDESSDSCPSCGRAFISLSRPLGTRAHHCRSCGIRLCVFCITKRAHYSFAKLAKPGSSDEAEERLVCDTCYKEYETVSQLHYLGALFAFAGLGFSDLVLCRTVNEQWREAAELCISEYRLLLHNCDADLHSVKTPVGILLQNSLFLLLGDGPTSSIPVVHHPEAALLLLKFIATENLWVPDASYYFIWRLSSSVLNRADTVLTSLPSLSSSAASAVESKHHSFQLPVVPNFSHWHLFCTAFCSKIGSSYFFVKCAELLCAAPTKVYDAYVASALERMTRVYLSTTALWKRLAEANQATAASFAAWTSSPPTTAPLPLPMLSDVTEGQVVTVWLLDMLHKDALVPAQRRRFQQLLEQVIPTVAGSSLSLVFIMLLSLQSTYSYYGYDEDLFGLWRTRIVAEVGRKDPVARDRVVATLDFFHELDRFCAQSSVVSQTSVVGWIVAYCRRCTPKAPASATGAPGEATTPSARRGYHHSYIDLPHPILNPFKPYIVLKSIRLSGVKVAPNAASKPTWLAFSTWSAAEHLERDTKTAAKNFGGHTLPTGESHAERSGEGREKGTGAAPTYPSTKTSAPVTSPVAAVNGVSPELLHDSLPQECMFLYKRENVERDQLMCISSRLLQMLLSSEIGNAEMLDYSVLPLSCDSGLIEKAEGRELSNLDNMDIASYVLQRGTRSCINFLASAKLFLLLNYIFSIGDRHKGNVLIGTNGALLHIDFRFIFSEKTFVEKLARSTVRIDDAFLAAVEQCQQRQCPCFAGPSPAAASSYARGCTSPPGSPGSGGCGSSASPTKAPEPSSAEIREAFFSSAAEWFVHVRPFAAVFYELWLYAVHRHTVPYNDAEMLNMLNTLFDRHASQTSSASKFSTTMKESVNVCRLKDVTHSSAEVLRTFADQVSRRVSESSVDAMKMMGSMWSSWWSRGG